The Devosia sp. MC521 genome has a segment encoding these proteins:
- a CDS encoding aldo/keto reductase codes for MIRNIPKITLTDGNSIPQLGFGVWQVPNHEAQKAVSTAIDVGYRLIDTAQGYDNESGVGEAIAAADVSREELFITSKLRNGAHQYDDAMRAFDESLERLKLDYLDLFLIHWPVPEQDLYVDAWKALVALHEDGRIRSIGVSNFLPEHIERIGEATNLLPVINQLELHPLYQQRDVRNFHAGHAISIECYSPLGSGALLDNPTIAKIAKKHGKSIAQVILRWELDQGLVVIPKSTHEHRIRENFDAFGFSLDAEDTAALDGLDDPEDGKTGGHPATMNTLF; via the coding sequence ATGATCCGGAACATCCCGAAAATTACCCTCACTGACGGCAATAGCATTCCTCAGCTCGGCTTTGGTGTGTGGCAGGTGCCGAACCATGAGGCCCAGAAGGCGGTGTCGACCGCCATCGATGTCGGCTACCGGCTGATCGACACCGCGCAAGGCTACGACAATGAATCTGGTGTGGGTGAAGCCATCGCGGCAGCCGATGTGAGCCGTGAGGAGCTATTTATTACCAGCAAGTTGCGTAACGGCGCTCACCAATACGATGACGCCATGCGGGCTTTCGACGAGAGCCTTGAACGGCTGAAACTTGATTATCTCGACTTGTTCTTGATCCATTGGCCAGTTCCTGAGCAGGACCTTTACGTGGATGCGTGGAAGGCGCTCGTCGCTCTACACGAGGATGGCCGCATTCGCTCTATTGGAGTATCCAACTTTCTACCAGAGCACATTGAACGTATCGGCGAGGCAACAAACCTACTGCCGGTGATCAATCAGCTGGAGCTGCATCCACTCTATCAGCAGCGCGACGTTCGGAATTTTCACGCAGGTCACGCGATTTCGATTGAGTGCTATAGCCCGTTGGGCAGTGGCGCGCTGCTCGACAATCCAACTATCGCCAAAATCGCCAAAAAGCACGGTAAGAGCATTGCTCAGGTGATTTTGCGTTGGGAGCTCGATCAGGGGCTGGTGGTAATTCCCAAGTCTACGCATGAGCATCGGATTAGAGAGAATTTTGATGCGTTTGGCTTTTCGCTAGATGCGGAAGACACTGCTGCGCTCGATGGTCTTGATGATCCGGAAGACGGCAAAACAGGCGGTCATCCTGCAACGATGAACACTCTGTTCTAA
- a CDS encoding ferritin-like domain-containing protein, producing the protein MTKLSEIYVTGLKNAHAMEHEALAIMEPQVASIKNYPEVAQRLQQHLEETKGQILRLESLLERAGAQKSALKDIAMGAGGTIAALGHKLAPDEIVKNSFANFAFEHYEIAAYKSLIALARAQNDSDAVATLTTTLDEEIAMSEWLDYNIEPLTLQFATLREQGLHSKN; encoded by the coding sequence ATGACCAAGCTTTCAGAGATCTACGTTACTGGGCTCAAGAACGCTCACGCGATGGAACACGAAGCGTTGGCGATCATGGAACCTCAGGTTGCGAGCATCAAGAACTACCCCGAAGTGGCACAACGCCTGCAACAGCATCTTGAGGAAACAAAAGGTCAGATCCTACGGCTTGAGAGTTTGCTAGAGCGCGCTGGCGCTCAGAAGTCGGCGCTAAAAGATATCGCTATGGGCGCTGGCGGAACCATTGCAGCACTCGGTCACAAATTGGCGCCAGATGAGATCGTCAAGAACAGCTTCGCCAATTTTGCCTTCGAACACTACGAAATCGCGGCCTATAAGTCATTGATTGCACTGGCTCGTGCGCAAAACGACAGCGACGCGGTGGCGACGCTCACGACGACCTTGGATGAAGAAATCGCGATGTCGGAATGGCTGGATTACAATATCGAACCCCTCACCCTCCAATTCGCCACCCTCCGCGAGCAAGGCTTGCATAGCAAGAACTGA
- a CDS encoding PAS domain S-box protein: MLNEEESYLSFSKLRTLELTSLKHHNAFGLPADGLGSDKERLGTENEPKCLHLYRRNAAGRHKQPMHVIWDIETVSEVAVTPDPRDWLVALVEGSHDAVISKDLNGTIRSWNPAAERLFGYTAQEAIGRNITMIIPEERISEESLIISQIRAGRRVDHFETLRRRKDGSLVPLSLSVSPIRNVDGTIVGASKIARDDSLRRQNEETLHLVVDEMQHRVKNLFSLAAAVVSLTGRSSTDAQDIVTNIHSRLSALARAHELTMARWQSEGASNVFGDLLELIGTVLEPYRLGDCIMLSGDQIAIGPKSSTSVALLFYELATNAAKYGALSVPEGALAITAKIENDAVSIEWDESNCPHTGPAVTQGFGARLESTLLAALSADIRRDWLPNGLRVTMSIPLVSLAV; encoded by the coding sequence TTGCTGAACGAAGAGGAGAGCTACCTGTCGTTCAGCAAACTTCGTACCCTAGAGTTGACTTCTCTGAAGCACCATAACGCGTTTGGCTTACCTGCAGACGGTTTGGGTTCAGATAAGGAGCGGCTCGGCACCGAGAACGAGCCGAAATGTTTGCATCTGTATCGTAGGAATGCAGCTGGAAGGCACAAACAACCTATGCACGTCATCTGGGATATCGAAACGGTTTCTGAGGTAGCGGTTACGCCAGATCCCCGAGACTGGTTGGTCGCATTGGTTGAGGGGTCCCACGATGCAGTCATCAGTAAAGATCTGAATGGCACCATCCGAAGCTGGAATCCCGCAGCAGAGCGCCTGTTTGGATATACAGCGCAAGAGGCTATTGGCCGTAACATCACAATGATCATCCCTGAAGAGCGGATTAGCGAAGAATCCCTCATCATTTCCCAAATCAGGGCGGGCCGGCGGGTCGACCACTTCGAAACCTTGCGCCGTCGTAAAGATGGAAGCTTAGTGCCGTTGTCTTTGTCGGTCTCGCCCATTCGAAATGTGGACGGAACGATAGTCGGTGCGTCTAAAATCGCCCGCGACGACAGCCTGCGGCGGCAGAATGAGGAGACCCTGCATTTGGTCGTCGACGAAATGCAGCATCGTGTGAAGAATCTATTTTCGCTCGCGGCGGCCGTGGTTTCGCTAACGGGACGGTCCAGTACCGACGCCCAAGATATCGTAACAAATATCCACTCTCGGCTGAGTGCCTTGGCGCGGGCGCACGAATTGACCATGGCGCGTTGGCAGTCAGAGGGGGCCAGCAATGTGTTCGGTGACCTGCTGGAACTCATTGGTACAGTCTTGGAGCCGTACCGTCTTGGTGACTGCATCATGCTATCAGGGGATCAGATTGCCATTGGGCCTAAGTCTTCTACGAGCGTCGCGTTGCTGTTCTATGAGCTTGCAACTAATGCCGCCAAATATGGCGCTTTGTCTGTGCCAGAGGGAGCGCTGGCTATCACCGCGAAGATTGAGAACGACGCGGTTTCAATAGAATGGGATGAGAGCAATTGCCCACATACGGGGCCGGCGGTCACACAAGGTTTTGGCGCCCGGCTGGAGAGCACACTGCTGGCAGCGCTAAGCGCTGATATTCGTCGCGATTGGTTACCCAATGGCCTGCGAGTTACCATGAGTATCCCGTTGGTATCACTGGCCGTTTGA
- a CDS encoding Crp/Fnr family transcriptional regulator produces the protein MTDVHATYFELPPVGPPIFRRLWATGLLFAEDLDELAAQPWKRENVRLHGQIQCGSDLCFIASGFAFRCRVTAESERHLMSLAIPGDICTYTCVTGRSAYAVPEAGSRCSILRLDANHAAALFEGNPRLLCAVLANLASDNVVVEELLTSVGRRNAMQRIAHLLCELEFRYRRLNLTKGNQFTLKLTQVQMGMYLALSAVHVNRVIQELRRLKLIELRGRALTIPDVQALRRMANFSSDYLEDYLNENEPRLKAV, from the coding sequence ATGACAGACGTGCATGCTACTTATTTTGAGCTGCCACCTGTCGGTCCACCGATCTTTAGGCGGTTGTGGGCAACAGGCTTATTGTTTGCAGAAGATTTGGATGAACTCGCAGCGCAGCCTTGGAAGCGGGAAAATGTTCGTCTCCATGGCCAGATACAGTGTGGGTCCGATCTTTGTTTTATAGCGTCTGGGTTTGCGTTCCGTTGCAGGGTAACTGCTGAATCTGAACGACATCTAATGTCGTTGGCTATTCCCGGCGATATTTGCACATACACCTGCGTTACCGGGCGGTCAGCTTATGCCGTTCCTGAAGCGGGGTCGCGATGTTCAATTCTGCGGCTTGATGCAAATCATGCGGCAGCGTTATTTGAGGGTAACCCGCGTCTTCTATGCGCGGTGTTGGCCAATCTTGCGTCGGACAATGTTGTGGTCGAAGAGCTGCTCACGTCAGTGGGGCGGCGCAATGCAATGCAGCGTATCGCACACTTGCTTTGCGAGTTAGAATTCCGATACCGCCGTCTAAACCTTACCAAAGGCAATCAGTTCACGCTGAAGCTTACTCAAGTTCAGATGGGAATGTATCTGGCGCTTTCTGCAGTGCACGTGAACAGGGTCATTCAAGAGCTGAGACGGTTGAAGCTCATCGAGCTGCGTGGTCGTGCGCTCACTATCCCTGACGTGCAGGCTCTCCGACGCATGGCAAATTTTTCCTCAGACTACCTCGAGGATTATTTGAACGAAAACGAGCCTAGGCTGAAAGCTGTATAA
- a CDS encoding DUF2934 domain-containing protein, which yields MDPYQLDPWSDSAFQLKTRETAYFLWEQDGKPEGKEQEYWFAALERGLRERDCDKKLAQTTMTDTEQTFER from the coding sequence GTGGACCCGTACCAACTGGATCCTTGGAGCGATAGTGCATTCCAACTTAAAACTCGTGAGACGGCTTACTTTCTCTGGGAACAAGATGGCAAACCAGAGGGTAAGGAACAGGAATACTGGTTTGCAGCTCTGGAGAGAGGTCTGCGCGAGCGCGACTGTGACAAAAAACTAGCGCAAACGACTATGACCGACACTGAGCAGACGTTTGAGAGATAA
- a CDS encoding SDR family oxidoreductase yields MTDRFTMQDPRHQFPAPPFPQQQQTSPGLVGKMRPAPDHGEESYAGFGRLLGRKALITGGDSGIGRAAAIAYAREGADVAISYLPSEDSDGEEVLGYIQQAGTKGVALRGDVSNEKFCTQLIADAVEQLGGLDILVINAARQQARNSVEEISSEDFDLTLKTNLYALHWITRAAVQHLPAGASIITTASIQAYEPSAHLLDYATTKAGIVAYSKALAIQLIEKGIRVNSVAPGPFWTVLQPSGGQFAEKVVTFGQDSAFGRPGQPVELAPIYVLLASQEASYITGEVFGVTGGKGIA; encoded by the coding sequence ATGACCGACCGCTTCACCATGCAGGACCCACGACATCAGTTCCCCGCTCCGCCATTTCCGCAGCAACAGCAAACCTCTCCTGGACTTGTTGGCAAAATGCGACCAGCACCTGACCATGGTGAAGAGAGCTACGCCGGATTTGGCCGCTTACTCGGCCGCAAGGCACTAATCACGGGCGGGGATTCCGGAATCGGTCGCGCAGCAGCAATCGCTTATGCGCGTGAGGGAGCAGATGTGGCCATAAGCTATCTCCCATCTGAAGACAGTGATGGCGAAGAGGTCCTCGGGTACATCCAGCAGGCGGGCACGAAAGGTGTCGCCTTACGTGGTGACGTCTCCAACGAAAAATTTTGCACTCAGCTGATCGCCGATGCGGTTGAGCAGCTGGGGGGGCTAGATATTCTAGTTATCAATGCGGCCCGTCAGCAAGCACGTAATTCCGTCGAGGAGATATCGAGTGAGGACTTTGACCTAACTCTCAAGACCAACCTCTATGCTCTACACTGGATTACTCGCGCGGCCGTGCAGCATCTGCCTGCAGGGGCCTCAATCATCACAACAGCATCAATTCAGGCTTATGAGCCGTCAGCTCATCTTCTTGACTATGCCACCACAAAAGCGGGTATCGTTGCTTATTCCAAAGCGCTGGCCATACAGCTTATTGAGAAGGGAATACGCGTGAATTCGGTTGCTCCTGGTCCGTTTTGGACAGTGCTGCAACCAAGTGGTGGGCAATTTGCGGAGAAGGTTGTTACGTTTGGCCAAGACAGTGCCTTTGGTCGTCCAGGTCAACCTGTCGAACTTGCGCCGATATATGTCCTGTTGGCGTCGCAAGAAGCCAGTTACATTACCGGTGAGGTTTTTGGTGTTACTGGTGGCAAGGGAATCGCCTGA
- a CDS encoding Ku protein codes for MPTARATWKGFVKFGEVACPVALYTASSSSDRIAFNTLNRKTGNRVRREFIDEETGATVGHENQVKGYASDNDAYVVLEPAEISAVIPESDKTLKIEAFISCSEIDTVYFDKPYYLTPDKMGEEAFVLLREGMKQTKVAAIAKAVLFKRVRTLLIRPHDDGLVATTLNYDYEVRSSQNAFDDLPEMKIESEMLALAEHIIETKMGIFNATTFDDQYENAVAELVKAKIEGRKLPKRKPAPVAQKGDLLRALRDSAAIGDPPKDKRNRATGPTKHPTTKRKVKQTSETTRKAS; via the coding sequence ATGCCGACCGCAAGAGCGACTTGGAAAGGCTTCGTCAAATTTGGCGAGGTGGCGTGCCCAGTGGCACTGTACACGGCGTCATCCTCTAGTGACCGCATCGCATTCAATACATTGAACCGAAAGACTGGCAACAGGGTAAGGCGCGAGTTCATTGATGAAGAAACTGGTGCCACAGTTGGGCATGAAAACCAGGTCAAAGGCTACGCTAGCGATAATGATGCTTACGTCGTTCTTGAGCCGGCTGAAATCTCCGCGGTCATCCCGGAAAGCGACAAGACCTTAAAAATCGAGGCATTTATTTCCTGCAGCGAAATCGACACCGTTTATTTTGACAAACCTTACTATCTCACACCGGATAAGATGGGAGAGGAAGCCTTCGTGCTCCTTCGCGAAGGGATGAAGCAGACCAAGGTTGCGGCAATTGCCAAGGCTGTTCTGTTTAAGCGTGTGCGCACGCTATTGATCCGTCCTCATGACGATGGGTTGGTCGCCACAACTTTAAACTACGACTACGAGGTTCGCTCTTCCCAAAACGCTTTCGATGATCTGCCCGAGATGAAAATCGAAAGTGAAATGTTGGCATTGGCTGAACACATCATTGAGACGAAGATGGGTATCTTTAATGCTACGACCTTCGATGACCAGTATGAGAACGCGGTCGCAGAACTGGTGAAGGCCAAGATCGAAGGCAGAAAATTGCCCAAGCGCAAGCCTGCGCCTGTAGCTCAAAAAGGTGATCTCCTAAGGGCACTACGAGACAGCGCCGCTATTGGCGATCCGCCCAAGGATAAGCGCAATCGGGCAACGGGCCCGACTAAACATCCGACCACGAAGAGGAAGGTCAAGCAGACGTCCGAAACGACCCGGAAAGCTAGCTGA
- a CDS encoding Ku protein has product MVIRPYWKGYLKLSLVTCPVQMMPATSESEKVKFHTINRDTGNRVVSQYVDAVTGRVVDEADEVKGYRRGENDYVILEDDELDSVALDSTKTLDISVFVSSDSIPWIWLDTPYYLAPNDAIGQDAFSVIREAMKAQKVVGISRLVISRRERAVMLEPRGKGIVLWTLRYSDEVRDAAGYFATVTQTKPEADLMPLVQKLIKRQQRHWDPAMVADPVQEKLKDIIAEKKKTANKLAKTKPKRSPPTPSNVINIMDALRKSVQAEKRSRH; this is encoded by the coding sequence ATGGTTATTCGACCGTATTGGAAGGGCTATCTTAAACTGAGCCTCGTCACCTGTCCTGTACAGATGATGCCGGCTACTTCCGAGAGCGAGAAAGTAAAATTTCACACGATTAATCGGGACACAGGGAACAGAGTCGTGAGCCAATACGTCGACGCCGTCACTGGGCGCGTCGTTGATGAAGCCGACGAAGTCAAAGGCTACCGGCGAGGCGAAAACGACTACGTTATTCTGGAAGATGATGAGCTGGACAGCGTTGCGCTGGACAGCACCAAAACCCTCGATATTTCGGTTTTTGTCTCGAGTGACAGCATTCCCTGGATATGGCTCGACACGCCATACTATCTCGCGCCGAACGACGCCATTGGGCAGGACGCGTTTTCGGTGATCCGTGAAGCTATGAAAGCACAAAAGGTTGTTGGCATATCCCGCTTGGTTATTTCTCGTCGCGAACGTGCAGTGATGCTCGAGCCGCGTGGGAAGGGCATTGTCCTATGGACGCTGCGCTACAGCGACGAAGTCCGCGACGCTGCTGGCTACTTCGCGACGGTGACTCAGACAAAACCTGAGGCAGACCTCATGCCGCTCGTTCAAAAATTGATCAAAAGGCAGCAGCGTCATTGGGATCCCGCCATGGTTGCTGACCCCGTGCAGGAAAAGCTGAAGGACATTATCGCGGAGAAAAAGAAGACGGCAAACAAACTTGCCAAGACAAAACCCAAGAGATCTCCCCCCACCCCTAGCAACGTCATCAATATCATGGATGCCCTGCGCAAGTCTGTTCAAGCCGAGAAACGTTCGCGGCACTGA
- the ligD gene encoding DNA ligase D, producing the protein MPKDKLSSYQEKRDFEQTQEPSGRKKIKSSKWLRFVIQKHDATRLHYDLRLELDGVFKSWAVTRGPSLDPGDKRLAVEVEDHPLEYGDFEGAIPKGQYGGGTVMLWDRGYWIPEEGLSPEQALNEGELKFTLTGERLHGSFVLVRMKHDRHGGNRSNWLLIKHQDDHSVNANGAAILTENSTSIASGRTMQQISQSKGRKPKPFMVGQPNVKAAIASQAQQGLEENQLKPKRRSTKPVPSNAAHTALPGFVEPQLCQVATRPPAQDQWIHEIKFDGYRMQLRINDGTVTLKTRKGFDWTDKFAAIAEAAGTLPDLIIDGEICALDDQGAPDFSALQAVMSEGKTDDLVFFAFDLLFHGANDLRDQGLTDRKKRLELLLKGAGKDPRIRFVDHFETGGDAVLRSACRLSLEGIVSKKANAPYVSGRTNAWVKSKCRGGHEVVIGAYATTNGKFRSLLVGVNQGDKLVYVGRVGTGFSSAKVKTLLAELKKLEAKTSPFTGLARPKKGADITWLEPELVAEIEYAGWTAGGKVRQAAFKGLRQDKPASEVVAEMPTDPKSVELSDPAGAPPRKSRGAAVNRARVDVMGVAISSPSKALWPDANDGEEVTKLDLARYFAKVGTWLIDHIKGRPCSVVRTPDGILHQQFFQRHALAGTSNLLELIEVTGDKKTYLQIDRVEGLAAIAQIGGTELHPWNSAPGQPEVPGRLVFDLDPGPDVEFSTVVDAALELRSRLDTLGLVSFCKTTGGKGLHVVTPLSIRRGKNPSWTDAKDFARSVCQLMAADSPSRYLVKMAKNQRQGRIFLDYLRNDRMATAVAPLSTRARLGATVSMPLDWTQVTLNLDPTRFTIRTVPKFLKASAPWQSYADGARPLRQAMKRLTKAS; encoded by the coding sequence ATGCCCAAGGACAAACTTTCGAGCTATCAGGAAAAAAGGGACTTTGAGCAGACACAGGAGCCTTCTGGTAGAAAAAAGATAAAAAGTTCCAAATGGTTGCGCTTCGTCATTCAGAAACATGATGCAACGCGGCTGCATTATGACCTGCGGCTTGAACTCGATGGCGTCTTCAAATCGTGGGCTGTCACACGAGGGCCCTCACTCGATCCAGGTGACAAGCGTTTGGCAGTCGAAGTGGAAGACCATCCTCTAGAATACGGGGATTTCGAGGGCGCGATCCCCAAAGGGCAATATGGTGGGGGTACAGTAATGCTGTGGGATCGCGGATATTGGATACCGGAGGAGGGCCTGTCCCCGGAGCAAGCCTTGAACGAGGGAGAACTCAAATTCACTCTTACCGGCGAGCGCCTTCACGGCAGCTTTGTTCTAGTTCGCATGAAGCACGACCGCCATGGGGGGAATCGATCAAACTGGCTTCTGATCAAGCATCAGGACGACCATTCCGTGAATGCCAATGGGGCGGCGATCTTGACGGAAAACAGTACCTCGATCGCCTCAGGCAGGACTATGCAGCAGATATCCCAAAGCAAAGGACGCAAGCCGAAGCCATTCATGGTTGGGCAACCGAATGTGAAAGCTGCCATCGCGTCGCAGGCACAGCAGGGTTTGGAAGAGAATCAGCTCAAACCCAAACGCCGATCAACAAAACCAGTCCCAAGCAACGCGGCCCACACCGCTCTGCCGGGATTCGTCGAACCACAGTTGTGCCAAGTAGCAACGCGTCCGCCCGCTCAAGACCAGTGGATTCACGAGATCAAGTTTGACGGCTACCGCATGCAGCTGCGCATAAACGATGGCACTGTTACGTTGAAAACTCGTAAAGGTTTTGACTGGACAGACAAGTTCGCCGCCATCGCAGAAGCAGCTGGCACGTTGCCGGACCTCATCATCGATGGAGAAATATGCGCACTGGACGATCAAGGTGCTCCGGATTTTTCCGCACTTCAGGCTGTGATGTCCGAAGGCAAAACCGACGATCTGGTGTTCTTCGCCTTTGATTTGCTTTTCCACGGAGCGAATGACCTGCGTGATCAAGGACTTACGGATCGAAAGAAGAGGCTGGAGTTGTTGCTCAAGGGAGCCGGCAAGGACCCTAGAATACGCTTTGTGGATCATTTCGAGACTGGTGGAGATGCTGTACTGCGTTCCGCTTGCCGTCTGTCGCTCGAGGGCATTGTCTCGAAAAAAGCAAATGCTCCTTATGTATCGGGCCGAACTAACGCCTGGGTGAAGTCAAAGTGTCGAGGGGGCCATGAAGTGGTTATCGGTGCCTATGCCACCACAAACGGAAAATTCCGCTCTCTGCTCGTTGGCGTTAATCAAGGCGATAAGCTTGTCTATGTCGGTCGCGTCGGTACCGGCTTTAGTTCTGCTAAGGTCAAGACCCTCCTAGCAGAACTAAAGAAACTGGAAGCAAAGACGTCACCATTTACCGGGCTTGCGCGCCCTAAGAAGGGTGCGGACATAACCTGGCTTGAACCAGAGTTGGTTGCTGAGATCGAATACGCGGGCTGGACTGCTGGTGGAAAAGTCCGACAGGCGGCGTTCAAAGGCCTACGCCAAGACAAGCCTGCCAGTGAAGTTGTGGCAGAAATGCCCACCGATCCCAAATCAGTTGAGCTTTCTGATCCAGCTGGTGCTCCACCGAGGAAATCTAGGGGAGCGGCGGTTAATCGGGCTCGCGTAGACGTCATGGGGGTGGCGATTTCAAGTCCGAGTAAGGCTCTTTGGCCGGACGCCAACGATGGTGAGGAAGTCACAAAACTCGATCTCGCGAGATACTTTGCAAAGGTTGGGACATGGCTAATTGACCATATTAAGGGACGTCCCTGCTCTGTTGTCCGCACGCCGGATGGCATACTTCACCAGCAGTTCTTCCAGCGCCATGCGCTGGCTGGAACATCCAATCTCCTCGAACTTATCGAGGTCACGGGCGATAAAAAAACCTATCTGCAGATTGATCGTGTAGAGGGATTGGCCGCCATCGCTCAAATCGGAGGAACAGAGCTGCACCCTTGGAATAGCGCACCTGGCCAGCCTGAAGTACCAGGCCGTCTGGTTTTTGACCTAGACCCGGGGCCCGACGTCGAATTTTCAACGGTTGTTGACGCAGCCTTGGAATTGCGCAGCCGCTTAGACACATTAGGTCTTGTAAGCTTCTGCAAAACCACCGGGGGCAAAGGCCTGCACGTCGTGACCCCCTTGTCCATAAGGCGAGGCAAGAACCCATCTTGGACTGACGCAAAAGATTTTGCTAGAAGTGTGTGCCAACTCATGGCTGCAGACAGTCCGAGCCGCTATCTAGTCAAAATGGCGAAGAACCAGCGCCAGGGGCGCATATTTCTTGACTATTTGCGCAACGACCGCATGGCCACCGCTGTTGCACCCCTCTCGACGCGCGCGCGCCTTGGTGCAACAGTATCCATGCCTCTCGATTGGACCCAAGTGACGCTGAACCTTGATCCGACACGCTTCACTATTCGAACCGTACCGAAATTCCTCAAGGCGTCGGCTCCATGGCAGAGCTATGCTGACGGCGCTCGTCCACTTAGGCAGGCGATGAAGCGACTTACAAAGGCGTCGTAG
- a CDS encoding diguanylate cyclase translates to MISSNAVFLERVMLAMPFPAIAVDARLIILASNAQYGVKTGIDQADLRGRPLGEVLSDQVDQGLQQIVLDVLEAGTPMYRSSAMNGLSDSDHSNLGCSFVPLFDQDGKAWCVLHYWSRADIFPPRNFAAGVTGEPTGLLELFKQAPGFMCVLRGPNHVFELANDAYYQLVGHREIIGHQVADGLSEVVAQGFLEKLNRVYESGIPFVGRALPIQLQRVAHGVMEERFIDLIYQPMFTPAHEVSGIFVQGYDVTEAHILAKEVSYQAAHDALTGLANRREFGAQARAISGRGPHALLYMDVDHFKIINDRCGHAAGDALLVEVSNILNLLCETNRDLLARLGGDEFVLLRQNCDLAEAAEFANSLGTAVKEMDFIWQGKTHGVTLSIGVVSFNLTTDAHLQTAMGFADAACFLAKELGRNRVQVSSLVDDEVTQQQRDMDAVARIKSAIREDRLVIYGQRIAPIQPDLESAVIFSEVLVRLMDLDGSIVSPSHFIPAAERYGLIEDLDNHVIRKTFDHIQRTTKDSPRVKYFINISGITLSAPGFPDYIDGTLAAYPLVSPSQICFEVTETSAISNIRRTVELMNNLNERGFSFALDDFGSGMATFAYLSWTSAKTLGGFDAVMIH, encoded by the coding sequence ATGATCTCGTCGAATGCCGTATTTCTTGAAAGAGTCATGCTCGCCATGCCCTTTCCTGCTATTGCGGTGGACGCACGACTGATAATATTGGCCAGCAATGCGCAATATGGTGTGAAAACCGGGATCGATCAGGCAGACTTGAGAGGGCGCCCTTTGGGTGAGGTGCTCTCGGACCAAGTAGACCAGGGTCTTCAGCAAATCGTTTTGGACGTACTTGAAGCGGGCACGCCGATGTACCGGTCCAGCGCCATGAACGGACTATCCGATAGTGACCATAGCAACCTGGGGTGTAGCTTCGTTCCGCTGTTTGACCAAGATGGAAAGGCTTGGTGTGTGCTCCATTATTGGTCCAGAGCAGATATATTCCCACCACGCAATTTTGCTGCGGGAGTTACCGGTGAACCCACAGGACTTTTAGAGCTATTCAAACAAGCACCCGGCTTCATGTGTGTGCTGCGCGGTCCCAATCATGTTTTTGAACTCGCAAACGACGCTTATTATCAGTTAGTCGGTCACCGAGAAATCATAGGGCATCAAGTCGCCGACGGACTCTCCGAAGTAGTAGCTCAGGGCTTCCTCGAAAAGCTCAATCGCGTATATGAGTCCGGTATCCCATTCGTTGGTAGGGCACTACCAATTCAGCTACAACGTGTTGCACACGGGGTTATGGAGGAACGATTCATTGATCTCATCTATCAGCCTATGTTCACCCCCGCACACGAAGTAAGCGGCATTTTCGTACAAGGTTATGACGTAACTGAAGCTCACATACTCGCCAAAGAAGTTTCATATCAAGCCGCACATGATGCTTTGACAGGTTTGGCTAACCGACGGGAGTTTGGCGCGCAGGCTCGCGCCATTAGTGGCCGTGGTCCCCATGCGTTGCTCTACATGGATGTAGACCACTTTAAGATCATCAACGATCGCTGCGGACATGCGGCAGGAGATGCTCTCCTTGTAGAAGTCAGCAATATTCTTAATCTGCTGTGCGAAACGAACCGGGACTTGTTAGCAAGGCTCGGGGGTGACGAATTCGTTCTCTTGCGTCAAAACTGTGACTTGGCCGAGGCAGCTGAGTTCGCCAATTCCTTAGGCACTGCGGTAAAAGAGATGGACTTCATATGGCAGGGCAAAACGCACGGAGTGACGCTGAGTATAGGCGTAGTGAGTTTCAATCTCACTACTGATGCCCATCTTCAAACGGCAATGGGTTTCGCAGACGCCGCATGCTTTCTTGCAAAGGAGCTGGGGCGAAATAGGGTCCAGGTAAGCTCGTTGGTCGATGATGAGGTCACACAGCAGCAACGAGATATGGATGCGGTAGCTCGCATAAAATCAGCCATAAGGGAGGATCGTCTGGTCATTTACGGCCAAAGGATCGCGCCGATACAACCAGATTTGGAGTCTGCTGTTATATTTTCCGAGGTTTTGGTCCGGCTGATGGACCTAGACGGAAGCATAGTGAGCCCATCGCACTTTATTCCTGCCGCAGAGCGATATGGTCTGATAGAAGATTTGGATAACCACGTTATACGCAAAACCTTTGATCACATCCAACGAACAACAAAAGACAGTCCAAGGGTCAAGTATTTTATTAACATTTCAGGCATCACGCTTAGCGCACCCGGATTCCCAGACTACATTGACGGCACGCTTGCAGCCTACCCACTGGTATCGCCGTCCCAAATTTGCTTTGAAGTGACAGAAACTTCAGCAATCTCAAACATTCGCCGCACCGTGGAGCTAATGAATAACTTGAACGAAAGAGGTTTTAGTTTCGCGCTAGATGACTTCGGGAGTGGGATGGCAACGTTTGCTTATCTAAGCTGGACGTCCGCAAAAACCCTTGGCGGCTTTGATGCAGTCATGATTCATTGA